In Carcharodon carcharias isolate sCarCar2 chromosome 33, sCarCar2.pri, whole genome shotgun sequence, a genomic segment contains:
- the LOC121272228 gene encoding cell wall protein DAN4-like, translating to STSTTETTEPTSTSITETTEPTSTSTTKASEPTSTSTTETSATTSTSTTETSEPNSTITTETSATTSTNTTKTSETTSTSTTETTEPTSAIITETTEPTSTSTTKTSEPTSTCTTETSGSTSTSTTKTSEPTSTSTTVTSETTSTSTTKTSETTSISTKETSATTTTSTTETSGSTTTSTIETSEATSTGTTETSVPTSTSIKTSEPTSTSTTETSATTSTTTTKTSETTSTSTTETTEPTSTSITETTEPTSTSTTKTSEPTSTSTTETSGSTSTSTTKTSEPTSTSTTETSATTSTSITETSEPNSTITTETSATTSTSTTKTSETTSTSTTETTEPTSTSPTKTSETTSTSTTKTNEPTSTSTTETSGNTSTSVPQKALRPPQQTPQETQIPLQQVPQKPVEAPQQAPQKPVKPSEQVPQNQCTHLNKHKNQ from the exons tcaacaagtaccactgaaaccactgaacccacctcaacaagtatcaccgaaaccactgaacccacctcaacaagcaccaccaaagccagtgaacccacttcaacaagtaccacagaaaccagtgcaaccacctcaacatccaccacagaaaccagtgaacccaattccacaattaccacagaaaccagtgcaaccacctcaacaaataccacaaaaaccagtgaaaccacctcaacaagtaccactgaaaccactgaacccacctcagcaattatcaccgaaaccactgaacccacctcaacaagcaccacaaaaaccagtgaacccacttcaacatgtaccacagaaaccagtggaagtacctcaacaagcaccaccaaaaccagtgaacccacttcaacaagtaccacagtaaccagtgaaaccacctcaacatccaccacaaaaaccagtgaaaccacttcaataAGCACcaaagaaaccagtgcaaccaccacaacaagtaccacagaaaccagtggaagtaccacaacaagcaccatagaaaccagtgaagccacctcaacaggtacaacagaaaccagtgtacccacctcaacaagcataaaaaccagtgaacccacttca acaagtaccacagaaaccagtgcaaccacctcaacaactaccacaaaaaccagtgaaaccacctcaacaagtactactgaaaccactgaacccacctcaacaagtatcaccgaaaccactgaacccacctcaacaagcaccacaaaaaccagtgaacccacttcaacaagtactacagaaaccagtggaagtacctcaacaagcaccaccaaaaccagtgaacccacttcaacaagtaccacagaaaccagtgcaaccacctcaacatccatcacagaaaccagtgaacccaattcaacaattaccacagaaaccagtgcaaccacctcaacaagtaccacaaaaaccagtgaaaccacctcaacaagtaccactgaaaccactgaacccacctcaacaagtcccacaaaaaccagtgaaaccacctcaacaagcaccacaaaaaccaatgaacccacttcaacaagtaccacagaaaccagtggaaatacctcaacaagc gtaccacagaaagcACTGAGACCACCTCAACAAACACCACAAGAAACACAgatcccacttcaacaagtaccacagaaaccggTGGAAGCACCACaacaagcaccacagaaaccagtgaaaccatctGAACAGGTACCACAGAACCAGTGTACACACCTCAACaagcacaaaaaccagtga